In one Epinephelus moara isolate mb chromosome 6, YSFRI_EMoa_1.0, whole genome shotgun sequence genomic region, the following are encoded:
- the popdc3 gene encoding popeye domain-containing protein 3, translating to MEPPDFEAMNFTVEPAAATYPLCEEWRDSSEGSVFHLANIFLFLGFMGGSGFYGLIYLFTFLTLGFFCSTLWAWTDSCTTDSFLWSFALFGVCLGQVLHVAYRLRSVSFEKEFQELYNCMFKKLGVSLTHFGKIVACCDGDIHTIERDHCFAIEGKTAIDKLSVLLSGRIRVTVNGEFLHYIYPFQFLDSPEWDSLRPSEEGVFQVTLRADNPCRYVAWRRKKLYLLFAKHRYIAKVFALVVRNDIADKLYSLNDKAFDRAGHRYDLRLPSYCHMPGTELEKADALLQVPVQGARTA from the exons ATGGAGCCTCCAGATTTCGAAGCCATGAACTTCACGGTGGAGCCGGCGGCGGCAACGTACCCGTTATGTGAGGAGTGGAGAGACTCCTCGGAGGGCTCCGTCTTCCACCTCgccaatattttcctcttcctcGGCTTCATGGGCGGCAGCGGCTTTTATGGGCTCATCTACCTGTTCACCTTTCTGACTCTGGGCTTCTTCTGCAGCACTCTGTGGGCCTGGACGGACTCGTGCACCACCGACTCGTTCCTGTGGAGTTTCGCGCTGTTCGGGGTGTGTTTGGGACAAGTGCTGCATGTTGCCTACCGGCTGAGGAGCGTCTCCTTCGAGAAGGAGTTCCAGGAGCTTTACAACTGTATGTTTAAAAAACTCGGAGTGTCGCTTACACATTTTGGGAAGATAGTGGCCTGCTGTGACGGAGACATCCACACCATAGAGAGGGACCACTGCTTCGCCATAGAAGGGAAAACCGCGATAGACAAGCTGTCGGTGCTCCTGTCTGGCAG AATCCGTGTGACAGTTAATGGAGAGTTTCTGCATTACATCTACCCTTTCCAGTTTCTGGATTCACCTGAGTGGGACTCTCTCAGACCATCAGAGGAGGGCGTCTTCCAG GTGACCCTGCGTGCAGATAACCCCTGCAGATATGTAGcgtggaggaggaagaaactTTATCTGCTTTTTGCTAAGCATCGCTACATAGCTAAAGTCTTTGCCCTGGTAGTACGCAATGACATTGCAGACAAGCTGTACTCCCTTAATGACAAGGCTTTCGACAGGGCTGGGCACCGCTATGATCTCCGTTTACCAAGTTACTGTCACATGCCGGGGACCGAATTAGAAAAGGCAGATGCCTTACTGCAAGTGCCAGTGCAGGGGGCAAGGActgcctga